One segment of Pseudodesulfovibrio sp. 5S69 DNA contains the following:
- a CDS encoding HDOD domain-containing protein, giving the protein MNQEKIQGFLQELPLMREDLPFSPEVLKQLFVQTGDGSLASMEDVGGTLSKDQGLTARILKLANSAYYGLQAEVQSVPRAAAVLGMAEIRNIVLALGVTGLTRRYPMPEDFDLGRYWAHQFMVAMVARELSHMIDVGKPENLFTSGLLHDFGKLVTALKRPDDWAAIREMAESDEMIDSEAEEEYWGLDHAVIGALVLRSWDLPAALVEPVNWHHSPDLSPEFSSESNVISLADSVVHAVDDPDGRYGERVDELCQAVDVDVDDLQEVAEELVDSDDVEQFVNILS; this is encoded by the coding sequence ATGAATCAGGAAAAGATCCAGGGCTTTCTTCAGGAACTGCCACTCATGCGCGAGGACCTGCCGTTTTCGCCCGAGGTCCTGAAACAGCTGTTCGTCCAGACCGGCGACGGGTCGCTGGCCTCCATGGAGGACGTAGGCGGGACCCTGAGCAAGGACCAGGGGCTGACCGCCCGCATCCTGAAGCTGGCCAATTCCGCCTATTACGGCCTGCAGGCCGAAGTGCAGAGCGTGCCCCGCGCCGCTGCCGTGCTGGGCATGGCCGAGATCCGCAACATCGTTCTGGCGCTCGGCGTGACCGGCCTGACCCGACGCTACCCCATGCCCGAGGATTTCGACCTGGGCCGCTACTGGGCGCACCAGTTCATGGTCGCCATGGTCGCCAGGGAGCTGTCCCACATGATCGACGTGGGCAAGCCGGAAAATCTGTTCACCTCCGGGCTGCTCCACGACTTCGGCAAGCTGGTCACCGCCCTGAAGCGGCCGGACGACTGGGCGGCCATCCGCGAGATGGCCGAGAGCGACGAGATGATCGACAGCGAGGCCGAGGAAGAGTACTGGGGGTTGGACCACGCGGTCATCGGCGCGCTGGTGCTGCGCTCCTGGGACTTGCCCGCCGCGCTGGTGGAACCGGTCAACTGGCACCATTCGCCGGACCTGTCGCCGGAATTTTCCAGCGAGTCCAACGTCATCAGCCTGGCCGACAGTGTGGTCCACGCCGTGGACGACCCGGACGGGCGGTACGGCGAACGGGTGGACGAGCTCTGCCAGGCCGTGGACGTGGACGTGGACGACCTGCAGGAAGTCGCCGAGGAGCTGGTCGACTCGGACGACGTCGAACAATTCGTGAACATACTCTCCTGA
- the gmk gene encoding guanylate kinase → MVQDDHKFRLGEVLVVCAPSGTGKSTLIAMLREQYPDFGFSISYTTRAPRGVEQDGREYHFVSRETFVAMRSKGAFCEWAEVHGNFYGTATKPVEEMLHRGQDVLFDIDVQGAKQLKKTFYKGTFVFLLPPSREELVRRLRGRGTDSEESIVKRLANASGELAQAEWFDYWVVNDDLDAAYKELEAVYLAGKCKPSLRPGILDNIMQTWKDNG, encoded by the coding sequence GTGGTTCAGGACGATCACAAATTCAGGCTGGGCGAGGTCCTGGTGGTCTGCGCGCCCAGCGGCACGGGCAAGAGCACGCTCATCGCCATGCTGCGCGAGCAATATCCGGACTTCGGGTTCTCCATCTCCTACACCACCCGCGCGCCGCGCGGGGTCGAGCAGGACGGCCGGGAATACCACTTCGTGTCCCGCGAGACCTTCGTGGCCATGCGCAGCAAGGGCGCGTTCTGCGAGTGGGCCGAGGTCCACGGCAATTTCTACGGTACGGCCACCAAGCCGGTGGAGGAGATGCTCCACCGCGGCCAGGACGTGCTCTTCGACATCGACGTGCAGGGCGCCAAGCAGCTCAAAAAGACCTTCTACAAGGGGACCTTCGTCTTCCTGCTGCCCCCGTCCCGCGAGGAGCTGGTGCGCAGGCTGCGGGGCCGCGGCACCGACTCGGAGGAGTCCATCGTGAAGCGGCTGGCCAACGCCTCGGGCGAACTGGCCCAGGCCGAGTGGTTCGACTACTGGGTGGTCAACGACGACCTGGACGCGGCGTACAAGGAGCTTGAGGCCGTGTACCTGGCCGGAAAGTGCAAGCCGTCGCTTCGGCCCGGCATCCTCGACAACATCATGCAGACCTGGAAAGACAATGGCTGA
- a CDS encoding DUF4416 family protein translates to MSTPRTPDPGLLVISVLSADWDGFWPVVGAELEQRFGPFDSSEEFAFDETDYYNDELGAPITRRLIAFDELRPLDELADIKLWTNAVEQRFAADGRRRFNLDPGFLTLQRLVLATGKNFSHRIYLRDGIWADLTLIWQRGHWVDFPWTFPDYAGEAMKTRLTKLRLSYKNKRSKPQT, encoded by the coding sequence GTGAGTACGCCCAGGACGCCCGATCCGGGGCTGCTGGTCATCTCCGTGCTGAGCGCGGACTGGGACGGGTTTTGGCCCGTGGTCGGCGCGGAGCTGGAGCAGCGGTTCGGCCCGTTCGACTCGTCCGAGGAGTTCGCCTTCGATGAGACCGACTACTACAATGACGAACTGGGCGCGCCCATCACCCGCAGGCTCATCGCCTTCGACGAATTGCGCCCCCTGGATGAACTGGCGGACATCAAGCTGTGGACCAACGCGGTGGAGCAGCGGTTCGCTGCGGACGGACGCAGACGGTTCAACCTGGATCCCGGTTTCCTGACCCTGCAACGCCTGGTCCTGGCCACGGGCAAGAACTTTTCCCACCGCATCTATCTGCGCGACGGCATCTGGGCCGACCTGACCCTGATCTGGCAGCGCGGGCACTGGGTGGATTTTCCCTGGACGTTCCCCGATTACGCGGGGGAGGCCATGAAAACGCGGCTGACAAAGCTGCGCCTGTCGTATAAAAACAAGCGGAGCAAGCCGCAAACGTGA
- a CDS encoding YicC/YloC family endoribonuclease, protein MPVSMTGFGRCETNEHAWTHVWEIKSVNGRFLDVKWRMPGSLRSLENGWERIVRTYASRGRVDVSLNLEVLDAGVLGVSFNETMAQAMFSEMEKLAESRGEIFNPDYNRVLAMPSLWRDSGSEPDPGLAESLNRGLEAALADWVDARSREGEALVADLTARLATLRELADKVRERVPDILEAKKASLRQRITDMLESANAEFSEDRMLQEVAYLTDKLDVSEELTRLDAHLERLAEVLADKDEVGKKLDFLVQETFREINTCGNKAQDTEVSRLVVDFKAELERCREQVQNIE, encoded by the coding sequence ATGCCTGTAAGCATGACCGGCTTCGGCCGGTGCGAGACCAATGAACACGCCTGGACCCACGTCTGGGAGATTAAAAGCGTCAACGGCCGGTTTCTGGACGTCAAATGGCGCATGCCCGGTTCCCTGCGTTCGCTGGAAAACGGCTGGGAGCGAATCGTCCGTACCTACGCCTCGCGCGGCCGGGTGGACGTCTCCCTGAACCTCGAAGTCCTGGACGCCGGGGTGCTCGGGGTGTCCTTCAACGAGACCATGGCCCAGGCCATGTTCAGTGAAATGGAGAAGCTGGCCGAGAGCCGGGGCGAGATCTTCAATCCGGACTACAACCGGGTGCTGGCCATGCCGTCCCTGTGGCGCGACAGCGGTTCCGAGCCCGATCCGGGGCTGGCCGAGAGCCTGAACAGGGGGCTGGAAGCGGCGTTGGCCGATTGGGTGGACGCCCGGTCCAGGGAGGGCGAGGCCCTGGTGGCCGACCTGACGGCCCGGCTCGCCACCCTGCGCGAACTGGCCGACAAGGTCCGCGAGCGCGTGCCGGACATCCTCGAAGCCAAGAAGGCGTCGCTCCGGCAGCGCATCACCGACATGCTGGAATCGGCCAACGCCGAGTTCTCCGAGGACCGCATGCTCCAGGAGGTGGCCTACCTCACGGACAAACTCGACGTGTCCGAGGAGCTGACCCGGCTCGACGCCCACCTGGAGCGGCTGGCCGAGGTCCTGGCCGACAAGGACGAAGTGGGCAAGAAGCTCGACTTTCTGGTGCAGGAGACCTTCCGCGAGATCAACACCTGCGGCAACAAGGCGCAGGATACCGAGGTCAGCCGGTTGGTGGTGGATTTCAAGGCGGAGCTGGAACGCTGCCGCGAACAGGTGCAAAACATCGAGTAG
- the pyrF gene encoding orotidine-5'-phosphate decarboxylase, translating into MADLVVALDFGDAASALAMARTLKGTAPWMKVGLELFTAEGPKVVTGLKELGFKVFLDLKFFDIPNTVQGAVRSAVRLGADMVNIHALGGERMARAAMEGCAEGALPGQPAPLVLAVTMLTSMAAGDLPVADAPGPSEMALDLAVKAKQYGLNGVVCSGLEVERIKASCGSGFACLTPGIRPASAEAGDQRRVVTPAEAVRSGADFLVVGRPVTRAERPEEAARAIIGEMDRAQ; encoded by the coding sequence ATGGCTGATCTCGTCGTCGCACTGGACTTCGGGGACGCGGCGTCGGCCCTGGCCATGGCCCGGACCCTCAAGGGCACGGCCCCGTGGATGAAGGTCGGCCTGGAGCTGTTCACGGCCGAGGGCCCCAAGGTGGTCACCGGGCTCAAGGAGCTGGGATTCAAGGTCTTCCTGGACCTGAAATTCTTCGACATCCCGAACACGGTCCAGGGCGCGGTGCGCTCGGCGGTTCGGCTGGGCGCGGACATGGTCAACATCCACGCCCTGGGCGGGGAGCGCATGGCGCGCGCGGCCATGGAGGGGTGCGCCGAAGGCGCGCTCCCCGGACAGCCGGCGCCCCTGGTTCTGGCCGTGACCATGCTGACCAGCATGGCTGCCGGGGACCTGCCCGTGGCGGACGCACCCGGTCCCTCGGAGATGGCCCTTGACCTGGCTGTGAAAGCCAAGCAATATGGCTTAAATGGAGTGGTCTGTTCGGGCTTGGAGGTGGAGCGGATCAAGGCCTCCTGCGGGAGCGGCTTCGCGTGTCTCACCCCCGGCATCCGTCCGGCCTCGGCCGAGGCCGGGGACCAGCGGCGGGTGGTCACTCCGGCGGAGGCGGTGCGCAGTGGGGCGGATTTCCTGGTCGTGGGCAGGCCCGTGACCAGGGCCGAACGGCCGGAAGAAGCGGCCCGGGCGATCATCGGGGAGATGGACCGGGCCCAATAG
- a CDS encoding DUF370 domain-containing protein produces MQKQGLLNVGFGNFVVLDRVISIVNPSSAPMRRLREDARAEGRLIDATQGRKTRAIIVTDSNHVVLSAIQAETIGQRFSADEGE; encoded by the coding sequence ATGCAGAAACAGGGATTACTCAACGTCGGTTTCGGCAACTTCGTGGTGCTGGACCGGGTTATCTCCATCGTCAATCCGTCCAGTGCGCCCATGCGGCGCCTGCGCGAGGACGCCCGCGCCGAGGGGCGGCTCATCGACGCCACCCAGGGCCGCAAGACCAGGGCGATCATCGTCACCGACTCCAACCACGTTGTCCTGTCCGCCATCCAGGCCGAGACCATCGGGCAGCGGTTCAGCGCGGACGAGGGGGAATAG
- a CDS encoding tetratricopeptide repeat protein translates to MAEQGQGVENRHEIVRDGAEKIKGIFSTQTVAKVGTGTTQRKTIQKTYWDAEELATGEISVQPLNRNYVPSGPKRNIPRDDFLTKFNPEPEFYVSTVYPAIKELDGAIVRGEQHRERGAAYSAEFEYKQAMAIDEENVRANFGLGLTYLDRGDQAKANDIFERLVGLEAAFDAEHKHLFNDFGINMRKNRMYDQALQYYLRAEQLVQNDEHLFHNIARCYFEKGNIEGCKKYLLKSLELNPNLEASLKFWSFLKDKGYVGKDEGPDVSAVKSDRRPKDDADAADGEKPAPSKPIKLD, encoded by the coding sequence ATGGCCGAGCAGGGGCAGGGTGTCGAAAACCGGCACGAGATAGTGCGCGACGGGGCGGAGAAGATCAAGGGCATCTTCTCCACGCAGACCGTCGCCAAGGTCGGGACAGGGACCACGCAGCGCAAGACGATCCAGAAGACGTACTGGGACGCCGAGGAGCTCGCCACCGGCGAAATTTCCGTCCAGCCCCTGAACCGCAACTACGTTCCGTCCGGCCCCAAACGCAATATTCCGCGCGACGATTTCCTGACCAAGTTCAACCCCGAACCGGAGTTTTACGTGTCCACGGTCTATCCGGCCATAAAGGAGCTGGACGGGGCCATCGTGCGCGGCGAGCAGCACCGCGAGCGGGGCGCGGCCTATTCCGCCGAGTTCGAATACAAGCAGGCCATGGCCATCGACGAGGAGAACGTCCGGGCCAACTTCGGCCTGGGGCTGACCTACCTCGACCGGGGCGACCAGGCCAAGGCCAACGACATTTTCGAGCGTCTGGTCGGGCTCGAAGCCGCCTTCGACGCCGAACACAAGCACCTGTTCAACGATTTCGGCATCAACATGCGCAAGAACAGGATGTACGACCAGGCGCTGCAGTATTATCTCCGGGCCGAGCAACTGGTCCAGAACGACGAACACCTCTTCCACAACATCGCCCGCTGCTATTTCGAGAAGGGCAACATCGAGGGGTGCAAGAAGTATCTGCTCAAGAGCCTGGAACTGAACCCGAACCTTGAGGCGAGTTTGAAGTTTTGGTCCTTCCTCAAGGACAAGGGATACGTGGGCAAGGACGAGGGGCCGGACGTGTCGGCGGTCAAGTCGGACCGGCGGCCCAAGGACGATGCGGATGCGGCGGACGGGGAAAAACCGGCCCCGTCAAAGCCCATCAAGCTGGATTAA